Proteins encoded within one genomic window of Lactococcus garvieae:
- the manA gene encoding mannose-6-phosphate isomerase, class I: MSIEPLFLDSVLQEKLWGGDHLKSFGYDLPSDKIGEYWAISAHPHGVSTIKNGQFAGEKLDKIFNQHRELFGNTEEKVFPLLTKILDANDWLSVQVHPNDEYGMKHEGELGKTECWYIISAEEGSEIIYGHNAKSREELAEMIQSGDWDHLLRKVKVKAGDFFHVPAGTMHAIGAGIVILETQQSSDTTYRVYDFDRKDDQGNLRELHIQQSIDVLHIPGDQTPENKVKVVKEDNADLTTLVKSEFFDVYKWSIHGTQAFEATADYMLVSILDGEGELIVADKVYPLAKGDHFILPTGIDKWELKGNMEIIASNPVAH; this comes from the coding sequence ATGTCAATAGAACCATTATTTTTAGATTCTGTATTGCAAGAGAAACTCTGGGGTGGCGATCATCTCAAATCTTTTGGCTATGATTTGCCTTCTGATAAAATTGGAGAATACTGGGCGATTTCGGCTCATCCACATGGGGTATCAACAATAAAAAACGGACAGTTTGCTGGGGAAAAGTTAGATAAGATTTTTAACCAACACCGTGAACTTTTTGGTAATACTGAAGAAAAAGTATTTCCACTTTTGACAAAAATTTTGGATGCCAACGATTGGCTCTCTGTTCAAGTTCATCCGAATGATGAATACGGAATGAAGCATGAGGGTGAACTCGGAAAAACTGAATGCTGGTATATCATCTCAGCAGAAGAAGGTTCTGAAATCATCTATGGCCACAATGCTAAATCACGAGAAGAACTTGCAGAAATGATCCAATCTGGTGACTGGGATCATTTGCTTCGCAAAGTAAAAGTGAAAGCTGGGGACTTCTTCCATGTGCCAGCTGGAACGATGCACGCTATCGGGGCAGGGATTGTTATCCTTGAAACTCAACAATCAAGTGATACAACATATCGTGTATATGATTTTGATCGTAAAGATGATCAAGGAAATCTTCGTGAGCTGCATATTCAGCAGTCTATCGACGTACTCCACATTCCAGGTGACCAAACACCGGAAAATAAAGTCAAAGTTGTTAAAGAAGATAACGCAGACTTGACAACTTTAGTAAAATCAGAGTTCTTTGATGTTTACAAATGGTCAATCCACGGTACACAAGCTTTTGAAGCAACTGCCGATTATATGCTAGTGTCAATTCTTGATGGTGAAGGAGAACTCATCGTTGCAGATAAGGTTTACCCGTTAGCAAAAGGTGATCACTTTATACTTCCAACAGGTATTGATAAATGGGAACTCAAAGGCAATATGGAAATTATTGCAAGTAATCCCGTAGCACACTAA
- a CDS encoding cation diffusion facilitator family transporter — MTAKNNTGGMSSVIAALGANVLVAISKFIGYSLSGSAAMLNESIHSLVDCGNQILLLFGDKRAKRAQSQVHPFGEARAKYFFSMLVATFLFFGGGVIGVMEAYDKLVHPAHEVNNPLILIIILLFGMLIEGSSLRIAFKEIKELNTEKLPLFRFLHESRHSEILVIFAEDFCAIIGLLLALGGTILTFVTGNPFYDAMSGILIGILLMGAAIYLVREFYSLIVGESVTASDLEKITRVFVRETVKKLIDIKTIHIGPTEIMIAAKIDIPSQFEAQSYEIINDIEREIRQEIPDKKAYIYIEVDEFDQNYRHEVNNNLSDIR; from the coding sequence ATGACAGCAAAAAATAATACCGGAGGGATGAGCTCCGTAATTGCCGCTCTAGGTGCCAATGTTCTCGTGGCTATCAGCAAATTTATTGGCTATTCTCTCAGTGGCAGTGCGGCCATGTTAAACGAGAGCATTCACAGCTTAGTCGATTGTGGAAATCAAATTTTGCTACTCTTCGGAGATAAAAGAGCTAAAAGAGCACAAAGCCAAGTGCATCCTTTTGGTGAAGCACGTGCTAAATATTTTTTCAGTATGCTCGTTGCAACTTTTCTTTTCTTTGGTGGTGGTGTAATTGGTGTCATGGAAGCTTATGATAAGTTGGTTCACCCAGCACATGAAGTCAATAATCCACTTATCCTAATTATTATTTTACTCTTTGGTATGCTCATTGAGGGAAGTTCACTTCGCATTGCTTTTAAAGAAATAAAAGAGCTCAACACGGAGAAATTACCACTGTTTCGTTTCTTACACGAGAGCCGTCATAGTGAGATTTTAGTTATCTTTGCAGAAGATTTTTGTGCTATTATTGGCTTACTTTTAGCGCTTGGAGGTACAATTTTAACCTTTGTGACCGGTAATCCTTTCTATGATGCCATGTCAGGTATTTTGATTGGAATCTTACTCATGGGGGCTGCAATCTACTTGGTACGTGAGTTTTATAGTTTAATTGTTGGTGAAAGTGTTACTGCTTCTGATTTGGAAAAAATTACTCGTGTTTTTGTCCGTGAGACAGTGAAGAAGTTGATCGATATAAAAACAATCCATATCGGTCCGACCGAAATTATGATTGCAGCAAAAATTGATATTCCGTCTCAATTTGAAGCACAAAGTTATGAAATTATTAATGATATAGAGCGAGAAATACGACAAGAAATCCCTGATAAAAAGGCTTATATTTATATTGAAGTAGACGAGTTTGATCAAAACTATAGACATGAAGTGAACAATAATCTGTCTGATATACGATAA